ACATCATGCGGCTGTAGGACAGCTCGTTCTGGCGCGCGGCCGCGTTGATCCGGATGATCCACAGGCTCCGGAAATCGCGCTTCTTGGCCCGGCGATCCCGGTAGGCGTATCCCAGCGATTTCTCGATCGCCTCCTTGGCCGCGCGGTAGAGCTTGCTCTTGCCGGTGTAGTACCCCTTCGCCAGCTTGAGCATCTTCTTGCGTCGATGGCGTCTCTTGGTTCCTCTCTTGACTCGTGGCACGGGAGCTGTCTCCTAAGGGCGGCCGTACGGAAGCATATCGCGCATCCGTCGCGAGTCCGCCTTGCTGACTGAGGTTTCCATGTCGAGGTGCCGCTTCCTCTTGGTGGTCTTGGACGTCAGGATGTGGCGCTTGAAGGCGCGGCTGCGCTTCACGACTCCGGTCGCCGACACGCGAAACCGCTTGGCGGCGGACTTCTTGGTCTTCATTTTCGGCATCGAACGTCTCCTAAGGTCCGCGGCGTGTGGGCGCGGCCTTGTCCGCCTGGCCGCCTGATGCGGCGGGGGCCGGCCCCTGACCGGACCATTTCTTCGGCGCCAGGATCATGTCGAGGAACGGCCCTTCCTGGCGCGGCTCGGTCTCCACCACGCCGTACTCGGTGATTTCTCCTTTGAGCCGGCCGAGAATCCTGTAGCCGATGTCCCGGTGCATGTTCTCCCGGCCGCGAAAGATCACGGTGGCCTTCACCTTCTTCCCCTTGGAGAGGAAGCGGATGATGTTGTTGCGCTTGAACTCGTAGTCGTGCTCGTCGGTCTTGGGGCGGAACTTCACCTCCTTGACCTGGATGACCTTCTGCTTCTTCTTCGCCTCCTGGGCCTTCTTGTTGAGCTGGTAGCGGTACTTGCCGTAGTCGAGGATGCGGCAGACCGGCGGAACGGCGTCGGGAGAAACCTCCACCAGATCCAGCCCGCTCTCTTGCGCCGAGCGCAGGGCCTGCTCCGGGGACATGATCCCGAGCTGCGCTCCGTCCTGCCCGATGACGCGGATCTCGCGGGCCCGAATCTTCTCGTTGACCCTTAGCTTCTTGTCGATGGCGTCTTACCTCCCGCCCCCGTCCACGAGGGGCAACGTGTGTGTCGACGTCTCCCGGGGCTCCCGGAGCCTAGGGCCCCGCGACCCGACCGGCGTTCATTTGGACGATCCTGTCGCGGATGGCCTCGAGGCCCATCGGTCCGAGGTCACCCTCCCTGCGGCTGCGCACCGACACGGTGCGCGCCTGCGCCTCGCGGTCGCCGGCGACCAGCATGAAGGGGATCTTCTTCAGCTGGGCGTCCCGGATCTTGGCCCCGATCTTCTCGCTCCGGTCGTCGAGGTCGCAGCGCAGCCCGGCCGTGAGAAGCATCGCCTGCGCCTCGCGGGCGTACTCCCGGATGCGGTCGGTGATCGGCATGACAACCGCCTGCACCGGCGCCAGCCAGACGGGGAAGGCGCCTGCATAGTGCTCGACCAGCCCACCCACGAAGCGCTCGAGGGACCCGTAGATCGCCCGGTGCACCATGACGACCGGCGTCTGAGAGCCGTCCGGCGCGACGTACTGGATCCCGAGCCTCTGCGGCAGGTTGAAATCGAACTGCACCGTCGGCCCCTGCCAGGGCCGGCCGATCGCGTCGAACATCCGCACGTCGATTTTCGGCCCGTAAAAGACCGCCTCCCCCTCCCGGCGCGTGTAGGTCAGGCCGCGCGACTGGAGCGCCTTCACCAGGGCGTCCTCCGCCATCGTCCAGCCGTCGTCGTCGCCGGCGTACTTCTCCGCGTGCGCCGGATCGCGCACTGACAGGTCGACTTCGTAGCGATCGTAGCCGAAGGTCTTCAAAAACGTGATGACCAGGTCGAGGACCCCCTTGATCTCGTCGAGGATCTGGTCGCGGGTGCAGTAGATGTGGGCGTCGTCCTGGGTGAAGCCGCGCACCCGCATCATGCCGTGCAGCACGCCGGATCGCTCGTAGCGGTAGACGGTGCCCAGCTCGGCGTAGCGGATCGGCAGCTCGCGGTAGGACCGGAGGCGCGACTTGTAGATCAGGGAGTGGCCCGGGCAGTTCATCGGCTTGATGACGTAGCCCGCCTTCTCGATCTCGAAGGTGTACATGTTGTCCTTGTAGAACTCGAGGTGCCCGGACTGCCGCCAGAGCTCGTCGCGCGCGATGTGGGGCGTGGTGACGAGCTGGTAGCCGGACCGGCGGTGCTCCTCCTTCCAGAAGTCCTCCATCACCTGGCGCACGATGGTCCCGTTCGGATGCCAGAAGATGAGCCCGGGCCCCGCGGTCTCCTCGACGCTGAACAAATCGAGCGCCGGCCCCAGCTTGCGATGGTCGCGCTTCTTCGCCTCTTCGAGGGTCTTTAGGTAAATTTCGAGCTGCTCCTCGGTCGGGAAGGCGGTCCCGTAGATACGTTGCAGCTGCTGGTTGTCCTCGGAGCCCTTCCAGTAGGCGCCGGCCACCGACAGGAGCTTGAACGCGCCGATCCGGCCTGTCGAGGGCAGGTGGGGACCGGTGCAGAAATCCATGAAATCGTTCTGGCGGTAGCAGGAGACGATCGGGCCCCCCTTCTCGGCGATCAGCTCGACCTTCAGGTTGTCGCCGAGCCGGCGGAAGTAGGCGAGCGCCTCCTCCTTGGGCTGCTCGATGCGCCGGATCGGGAAGTCCTTCCCCTTGATCTCGCGCATGCGGGCCTCGATCCGCTCGAGGTCCTCCGGGGTGAACGGCTCCCCGCGCTCGAAATCGTAGAAGAACCCCTCCTCGGTGGCCGGGCCGATGCCGATCTTGACCTCCGGGAACAGGTCCTTGACCGCATTCGCCAGGAGGTGCGACGTCGTGTGACGGTAGACCTGGAGCGCGCGAGGGGAGTCCGGGGTGATGAACTCGACCCGGCCGCCCCGATCCAGCGGTCCATAGATGTCCTTCTCGACACCGTCCACAACCACCGCGATGGCGCGCCTCGCCAGGGTCGGGTCGACCGACTCGGCGATGGTGGAGAGCGTCGTGCCGCGCGGAAATGCGCGGACCGCGCCGTCCGGCATGACGACCTCGAACGTCTCCAAAGTGCTCAGTCCTTTCAACCGCGGCGTCCCGTCCGTCACCTGGAGCCGTCCGGGCAGAGGGTATCGTGATCGGAGGCGGGAATGGTAGGCGCGAGCGGATTTGAACCGCTGACTTCTACCGTGTCAAGGTAGCGCTCTCCCCCTGAGCTACGCGCCTTCACCTGAAAGCCCATAGAGGCGCCGCGTCGGGCGCTTCGTGGGTTGCCATGAGAAGGCGAGAGTATACGGGTCGGTGCGCG
This window of the Candidatus Polarisedimenticolia bacterium genome carries:
- the rplT gene encoding 50S ribosomal protein L20, translating into MPRVKRGTKRRHRRKKMLKLAKGYYTGKSKLYRAAKEAIEKSLGYAYRDRRAKKRDFRSLWIIRINAAARQNELSYSRMMSGLAKAGVTLDRKMLAELAVSDPAAFSALAQTAKTALGTA
- the infC gene encoding translation initiation factor IF-3 → MDKKLRVNEKIRAREIRVIGQDGAQLGIMSPEQALRSAQESGLDLVEVSPDAVPPVCRILDYGKYRYQLNKKAQEAKKKQKVIQVKEVKFRPKTDEHDYEFKRNNIIRFLSKGKKVKATVIFRGRENMHRDIGYRILGRLKGEITEYGVVETEPRQEGPFLDMILAPKKWSGQGPAPAASGGQADKAAPTRRGP
- the thrS gene encoding threonine--tRNA ligase translates to MKGLSTLETFEVVMPDGAVRAFPRGTTLSTIAESVDPTLARRAIAVVVDGVEKDIYGPLDRGGRVEFITPDSPRALQVYRHTTSHLLANAVKDLFPEVKIGIGPATEEGFFYDFERGEPFTPEDLERIEARMREIKGKDFPIRRIEQPKEEALAYFRRLGDNLKVELIAEKGGPIVSCYRQNDFMDFCTGPHLPSTGRIGAFKLLSVAGAYWKGSEDNQQLQRIYGTAFPTEEQLEIYLKTLEEAKKRDHRKLGPALDLFSVEETAGPGLIFWHPNGTIVRQVMEDFWKEEHRRSGYQLVTTPHIARDELWRQSGHLEFYKDNMYTFEIEKAGYVIKPMNCPGHSLIYKSRLRSYRELPIRYAELGTVYRYERSGVLHGMMRVRGFTQDDAHIYCTRDQILDEIKGVLDLVITFLKTFGYDRYEVDLSVRDPAHAEKYAGDDDGWTMAEDALVKALQSRGLTYTRREGEAVFYGPKIDVRMFDAIGRPWQGPTVQFDFNLPQRLGIQYVAPDGSQTPVVMVHRAIYGSLERFVGGLVEHYAGAFPVWLAPVQAVVMPITDRIREYAREAQAMLLTAGLRCDLDDRSEKIGAKIRDAQLKKIPFMLVAGDREAQARTVSVRSRREGDLGPMGLEAIRDRIVQMNAGRVAGP
- the rpmI gene encoding 50S ribosomal protein L35, whose amino-acid sequence is MPKMKTKKSAAKRFRVSATGVVKRSRAFKRHILTSKTTKRKRHLDMETSVSKADSRRMRDMLPYGRP